One part of the Treponema sp. OMZ 787 genome encodes these proteins:
- a CDS encoding aminotransferase class V-fold PLP-dependent enzyme gives MKKRIFLDNAAGAFPKAPGLDQALAMAVNMGTGNINRSTYTETEEAGLAVIDTRELLCKVFNFQPATHVIFTSGVTASLNYIIKGFLQSGDRVLTSSFEHNAVMRPLVQMEKFGIQIDRVPADLKNDRAVVDIDSIESMIRPETRLAVFSHASNVTGFIQPIEEIASILKKHNIPLVIDGAQSAGHFPVDLEKIKPAAFCFTGHKGLLGPQGTGGILFDKEFAKRVEPLITGGTGSASDSEVTPSFMPDRFEAGTQNIIGIAGLYHSLKWLHSLGINNIHTREEKLLKLFLDGIKDLPIKIAGGASPENRVGIVSIDFSEFMDNAEAGSILEEKYGILTRCGLHCSPSAHKSIGTFPQGTVRFSTGPFTIEEEIENTVNAIKELLTLKH, from the coding sequence ATGAAGAAGCGTATTTTTTTAGACAATGCGGCCGGAGCTTTTCCTAAGGCTCCCGGCCTTGATCAAGCTCTTGCAATGGCTGTTAATATGGGAACGGGAAACATCAACCGCAGCACCTACACCGAAACGGAAGAAGCAGGCCTAGCCGTTATCGACACAAGGGAACTCTTGTGTAAGGTCTTTAATTTTCAGCCTGCCACCCATGTTATTTTCACCTCGGGAGTTACAGCAAGTTTAAACTATATTATTAAGGGATTTCTGCAATCTGGTGACAGAGTTTTAACAAGCTCCTTCGAGCATAATGCCGTCATGAGACCCTTGGTTCAAATGGAAAAATTCGGGATCCAAATAGACAGGGTACCGGCAGACCTAAAAAATGACCGAGCTGTCGTAGATATAGACTCAATCGAATCTATGATAAGGCCCGAAACACGCCTTGCCGTTTTTTCTCATGCTTCAAATGTAACAGGTTTTATTCAGCCGATAGAAGAAATCGCCTCAATCCTAAAAAAGCACAATATTCCGCTGGTAATAGACGGAGCCCAAAGTGCAGGCCACTTTCCTGTCGATTTAGAAAAAATAAAACCGGCGGCTTTTTGTTTTACGGGGCACAAGGGCTTACTCGGACCTCAGGGAACAGGCGGCATCCTATTCGATAAAGAATTTGCAAAAAGAGTTGAACCTCTTATCACGGGAGGAACAGGCAGTGCTTCCGATTCAGAAGTAACACCTTCTTTTATGCCTGACAGATTCGAGGCAGGCACTCAAAACATAATCGGAATTGCTGGACTTTACCACAGCCTAAAATGGCTTCATTCCTTGGGCATAAACAACATCCACACCCGGGAAGAAAAATTACTAAAACTATTTTTGGACGGAATAAAAGACCTTCCAATAAAAATTGCAGGCGGAGCGTCTCCTGAAAACAGGGTCGGAATAGTTTCCATAGACTTTTCGGAATTTATGGACAATGCTGAAGCCGGCTCCATCCTGGAAGAAAAATACGGCATCCTTACCCGATGCGGCCTACACTGCTCTCCCTCGGCCCATAAGTCAATAGGAACATTTCCGCAAGGCACGGTAAGGTTTTCTACAGGGCCTTTTACAATCGAAGAGGAAATAGAAAACACAGTAAATGCAATTAAGGAGCTGCTTACCTTAAAGCACTAA